A single window of Plasmodium reichenowi strain SY57 chromosome 14, whole genome shotgun sequence DNA harbors:
- a CDS encoding M17 leucyl aminopeptidase codes for MYFSSLCKFLPISEKEKIYLNIVKKRFCKSNIYYNNNNIINYNKRGLKFFPFCNNLKKNINFVNINNKKGINFHSINKERKMASEVPQVVSLDPTSIPIEYNTPIHDIKVEVYDIKGGCNVEEGLTIFLVNNPGKENGPVKISSKVNDKNVSEFLKDENMEKFNVKLGTSKHFYMFNENKNSVAVGYVGCGSVADLNEADMKRVVLSLVTMLHDNKLSKLTVVFEINVDKNLFRFFLETLFYEYMTDERFKSTDKNVNMEYIKHLGVYINNADTYKQEVEKARVYYFGTYYASQLIAAPANYCNPVSLSNAAVELAEKLNLEYKILGVKELEELKMGAYLSVGKGSMYPNKFIHLTYKSKGDVKKKIALVGKGITFDSGGYNLKAAPGSMIDLMKFDMSGCAAVLGCAYCVGTLKPENVEIHFLSAVCENMVSKNSYRPGDIITASNGKTIEVGNTDAEGRLTLADALVYAEKLGVDYIVDIATLTGAMLYSLGTSYAGVFGNNEELINKILNSSKTSNEPVWWLPIINEYRATLNSKYADINNISSSVKASSIVASLFLKEFIQNTAWAHIDIAGVSWNFKARKPKGFGVRLLTEFVLNDAL; via the coding sequence ATGTATTTTTCTTCCTTATGTAAATTTTTGCCAATATctgaaaaagaaaagatatatttaaatattgtaaaaaaaCGCTTTTGtaaatcaaatatatattataataataataatattattaattataataagagaggtttaaaattttttcctttttgtaataatttaaaaaaaaatataaattttgtaaatattaataataagaagggaataaattttcatagtataaataaagaaagaaaaatggCAAGCGAAGTACCACAAGTTGTTTCCTTAGATCCAACAAGTATTCCTATTGAATATAATACTCCTATACATGATATAAAAGTTGAGgtttatgatataaaagGAGGTTGTAATGTTGAGGAAGGATTAACTATTTTCTTAGTTAATAATCCTGGTAAAGAAAATGGGCCAGTTAAAATTAGCTCAAAAGTgaatgataaaaatgtgagcgaatttttaaaagatgaaaatatggaaaaatTTAATGTTAAATTAGGAACATCAAAACATTTCTACATgtttaatgaaaataaaaattcaGTTGCTGTTGGTTATGTAGGATGTGGATCAGTTGCTGATTTAAATGAAGCTGATATGAAAAGAGTTGTATTATCATTAGTCACTATGTTACATGATAATAAACTTTCTAAATTAACTGTTGTTTTTGAAATTAATGttgataaaaatttattcCGTTTTTTCTTAGAaactttattttatgaatatatgaCCGATGAAAGGTTCAAATCTACtgataaaaatgttaatatggaatatattaaacatTTAGGTGTATACATAAACAATGCTGATACTTATAAGCAAGAAGTTGAAAAAGCTCgtgtttattattttggTACTTATTATGCTTCTCAACTTATTGCTGCACCAGCCAACTATTGTAATCCTGTATCTTTATCTAATGCAGCTGTAGAGCTAGctgaaaaattaaatttagaatataaaattctAGGAGTAAAAGAACttgaagaattaaaaatggGAGCCTATTTATCTGTGGGTAAAGGTAGTATGTATCCAAACaaatttattcatttaacatataaaagCAAAGGAGAtgtcaaaaaaaaaattgcATTAGTAGGAAAAGGTATTACATTCGATTCAGGAGGATACAACTTAAAAGCTGCTCCAGGATCTATGATAGATTTAATGAAATTTGATATGAGTGGATGTGCAGCCGTTTTAGGTTGTGCTTATTGTGTAGGTACACTTAAACCAGAAAATGTGGAAATTCATTTTCTAAGTGCGGTTTGTGAAAATATGGTCTCTAAAAATTCTTATCGTCCAGGGGATATTATTACAGCATCAAATGGTAAAACTATAGAAGTTGGTAATACAGATGCTGAAGGAAGATTAACATTAGCTGATGCTTTAGTATATGCTGAAAAATTAGGTGTTGATTATATTGTAGATATAGCTACATTAACAGGTGCTATGCTATATTCATTAGGTACAAGCTATGCTGGTGTTTTTGGTAATAATGAAGAACTCatcaataaaatattaaactCTTCAAAAACTTCAAACGAACCAGTCTGGTGGTTACCAATTATTAATGAATACAGAGCAACATTAAATTCAAAATATGctgatattaataatatctCATCAAGTGTTAAAGCTTCATCTATTGTGGCctcattatttttaaaagaatttatTCAAAATACTGCTTGGGCACATATTGATATTGCTGGTGTTTCATGGAATTTCAAAGCTAGAAAACCAAAAGGTTTTGGTGTGCGTTTATTGACAGAATTTGTACTCAATGACGCTCTATAA
- a CDS encoding putative membrane protein (conserved Plasmodium membrane protein, unknown function): MKVLILYFIFSCFHIICVLFVYASLNIKTRNVFPFDVVENNYPHLPRNISFVEENVDYKNYCFTIYYNNNKTNEQKVTKNITKESITRVNFISYNTVQDIQEKKQYKRNIREQKKKNEKEKNMNNSVKTKPNILIWKIKQNMNKIYSFYYLRMFFENNINYNNIYFGEYNIYPFNNDAIFIQNINSNNLYCKNGYHFIYKRNKIKNTIENSPCGTHKNFFLVYELYEHHIPKYIEKIYTFKKILRTPKENIPFINTYEIYISSCDKNKECDLSNKNYCSSYHEKIYNNIHMKYNNINLYRNSKRRKKKNKGDKENDLLDNKKVTNKENFTSHKELTKSIPSRYPCVFCMKKGIKYDNKYINIISRYVKYKQLYNENDIHKNNKSSITTCSFPTKYKCTFSTLFMYTSYEKYNKPSEEINNTQGIKNINEKLKKNKFTKKNISKKEKVLYIYDHLKKEVIIYLIVSYSNKYEFDYIKDIYDKNNTNDVYENYTIKSGPEFVAPKKQNINGMNNIRENNNNNMKYMISMNNVKNMNDTNYNIYNNPKNNHGYIFYNNYYQYNKEIYTNKCHISDLHNCTDIYETRNGMCYYHNINNSFIYEKNDEKLVCPINTKSEIMKKNIINFEINNGNIRNELHYKKDLYEMDIENEKGLYRKYKNNKRRLDILSPLHMYIDLFLKVLYNLYFWMFGHINRYKNVLYEKYIKKIQNNKNTYIYEIQDKMSSQVMLEDTCTCNNDDSYVYDDKINNKQIVSNNNSNNNNNKSIASHCLKKCNEENIKNKTSGNANKNERSYYYYYINYNNSNYVFEVSSNLGLLGDVYMNEEIVYPFYPIPNDILINNMKKYIKEGKSFSVYVDQLRPDIFNCNKFNKIKWALILFFIPAWLIINIVYIILVQKMWRQMLNPLHRLLISPSLIRLSFYILLLMFCMQCPYVNNNCVEYTLMGYMALNTMFSTIFHGNLLLISKGYMITRGNFNKKESLYLTLIISIIYIITSINQLNIINSTPILISLYIILLFILVYNILSIINFLKLKLSFVRDVGIDAWEESIRIKLNMYKVYLSVIIIFFCFEIILHTLNMLFKSSSGNLTLVEYTIELVMWCCVLYIFRYRGDVLYFSLLYDNITLNVIPLYIANSTKIIDFSTDKDTKKKDKNLLFNIPIFILNPIEKIDQYFLSRMSVGWPINITLQQEKVSISK; this comes from the coding sequence atgaaagttttaatattatattttatatttagttgctttcatataatatgtgTCCTATTTGTTTATGcttctttaaatataaagacACGTAATGTTTTCCCATTTGATGTGGTAGAAAACAATTATCCACATTTGCCACGaaatatttcatttgttgaagaaaatgtagattataaaaattattgtttcaccatttattataataataataagacAAATGAACAAAAGGTGACAAAGAATATAACGAAAGAAAGTATAACAAGAGTTAATTtcatatcatataatacTGTTCAGGATATCCAAGAAAAGAAACAATATAAGAGAAATATTCGTgaacaaaagaaaaaaaatgaaaaagaaaaaaatatgaacaattCAGTTAAAACAAAGCcaaatattcttatttggaaaataaaacaaaatatgaataaaatttacagcttttattatttaagaATGTTctttgaaaataatataaattataataatatatattttggagaatataatatttatccttttaataatgatgcgatatttatacaaaatataaattcaaataatttatattgtaaaaatggttatcattttatatataaaagaaataaaataaaaaacacTATAGAAAATAGTCCTTGTGGTACACacaaaaatttttttttagtttatgaattatatgaaCATCATATACCAAAgtatatagaaaaaatatatacttttaaGAAAATCTTAAGAACTCCTAAGGAAAATATTCcatttattaatacatatgaaatatatatatcatcatgtgataaaaataaggaatgtgatttatcaaataaaaattattgcTCTAGTTAtcatgaaaaaatatataataatatacatatgaaatataataacataaattTATACAGAAATAgtaaaagaagaaaaaagaaaaataaaggTGACAAAGAGAATGATTTGttagataataaaaaggtTACAAATAAAGAGAATTTTACATCACATAAAGAACTAACAAAGTCCATACCTTCGAGATATCCATGTGTATTTTGTATGAAAAAGGGcataaaatatgataacaaatatataaatataatatccAGATATGtgaaatataaacaattatataatgaaaatgatatacacaaaaataataaaagtagCATCACAACGTGCTCTTTCCCAACAAAGTATAAATGTACCTTTTCCACATTATTTATGTACACttcatatgaaaaatataataaaccaagtgaagaaattaataatacacaaggaataaaaaatataaatgaaaagttaaagaaaaataaatttacaaaaaaaaatattagtaaaaaagaaaaagtcctttatatatatgaccatttaaaaaaggaagttataatatatttaattgtatcttattcaaataaatatgaatttgattatataaaagatatatatgataagaataatacaaatgatgtatatgaaaattatacaaTAAAAAGTGGGCCTGAATTTGTCGCACcgaaaaaacaaaacatAAATGGAATGAACAACATAAGGgagaataataataataatatgaaatatatgattagtatgaataatgtgaaaaatatgaatgataCGAATTATAATATCTATAATAACCCAAAAAATAACCatggatatatattttacaataattattatcaatataacaaagaaatatatactaATAAGTGTCATATAAGTGATCTACACAACTGTACAGATATTTACGAAACAAGAAATGGTATGTGctattatcataatataaataattcttttatatatgaaaaaaatgatgaaaaattaGTGTGTCctataaatacaaaatcggagataatgaaaaagaacataataaattttgaaataaataatggGAACATAAGGAATGAACTAcattataaaaaggatTTATACGAAATGGatatagaaaatgaaaagggattatatagaaaatataagaataataaaagaagatTGGATATATTGTCACCActacatatgtatattgATTTGTTTTTAAAGGTTTTATATAATCTTTATTTTTGGATGTTTGGTCATATAAATAGGTacaaaaatgttttatatgaaaaatatataaagaaaatacaaaataataaaaatacatatatatatgagaTACAAGATAAGATGAGTTCGCAGGTAATGTTGGAAGATACTTGTACAtgtaataatgatgatagTTATGTGTACGATGACAAgattaataataaacagattgttagtaataataatagtaataataataataataaaagtattGCTTCACATTGCTTAAAAAAGTgtaatgaagaaaatataaagaataagACATCAGGAAATGCTAATAAGAATGAAAGGagttattattattattatattaactACAATAATAGTAATTACGTTTTTGAGGTTAGTAGTAATTTAGGATTACTTGGAGatgtatatatgaatgAAGAAATTGTATATCCATTTTATCCTATACCTAAcgatatattaattaataatatgaaaaagtatataaaaGAAGGAAAAAGCTTTTCGGTTTATGTTGATCAATTGAGACCAGATATATTCAATtgtaataaatttaataaaataaaatgggcattaatattattttttattccaGCATGgttaattataaatatagtttatataatattagtACAGAAAATGTGGAGACAAATGTTAAATCCTTTACATCGATTATTAATATCTCCTTCATTAATAAGattatctttttatatacttttattaatGTTTTGTATGCAATGTCcatatgtaaataataattgtgTTGAATATACACTTATGGGATATATGGCTTTGAATACTATGTTTAGTACAATATTTCATGGAAATTTACTTTTGATTAGTAAAGGATATATGATAACAAGAGgaaattttaataaaaaagaaagtttatatttaacattaattataagtattatatatattataacatcAATAAACCAATTAAACATAATTAATAGTACTCCTATATTAATaagtttatatattattcttttatttatattagtatataatattttatctattattaattttttaaaattaaaattatctTTTGTAAGAGATGTAGGTATAGATGCTTGGGAAGAATCGATTCgtataaaattaaatatgtataaagtatatttatctgtaatcatcatatttttttgttttgaAATCATACTACATACattaaatatgttatttaaATCATCATCTGGAAATCTAACCCTTGTTGAATATACAATAGAGTTAGTTATGTGGTGTTgtgttttatatatattcagATACAGAGGAGATGTTCTATATTtctctttattatatgataatattacattGAATGTTATTCCATTATATATAGCAAATTCAACAAAAATAATTGACTTTTCTACTGATAAAGACACCAAGAAAAAAGACAAAAATttactttttaatataccaatatttattctaaatccaatagaaaaaattgatcaatattttttatcacGAATGTCTGTAGGTTGGCctataaatattacattaCAACAAGAAAAGGTATCTATATCAAAGTGa
- a CDS encoding hypothetical protein (conserved Plasmodium protein, unknown function), with the protein MENESEYKNINNVDKTIIPFQNTNLLNIIESVWNLLDVEKENSIDLFNEQIYTYLNKKAKVIFENKLLPHFITNAHNENILENILFEKRINIRNKTHKNINELKRITNENDLNLLVRNNQGMHSKYHMDRKKCRDILLISKQAFFKIITNLVCNNKKVITSSNLYNNTIYKTLLYILKNTNNEINKKIYTYSFYEENGIIQKKTYMNKHQAKGILNTIHKNNTYENIEKSKQFIKNNYLLKEDYDHIKNSYTLNDIIHNSIIQLSKGKNVHYEHTRAKNNKQIKDYLDKNNLIKYAKDNNISDTHLHERRTLYNDPVYILKKFLERDRNILKYQDMWKDIAQYTFQPNIHKYIDIEYNQGIKKKENEQIKDKQLNIKNIFKNNEHIIHNNILTYMDNDEFSLLEKNEKKKISDEKYLELIYQFYGTHQANNNITMIRKKWDDESKPIHRISRYISRKNKILNNDVVNNNILNNNVLYNSPLGIPKGKFVNCLLRNCEKKKKWQNELRNGYHRNNFNFSLHDEQEIKKECDERKKRINSYDWNKQIRLYERGLKTKVTQNYELYNNIISTNMNNTNNCMPTNIHQYEMNYKASNNTLQKKKNNNFDKINMCPLIISYNSSIPTPKVVTIKSTQDDILQNIKMEILSLPKSVQLL; encoded by the exons atggaaaatgaatcagaatataaaaatataaacaacGTAGATAAAACAATTATTCCTTTTCAGAATACAAAccttttaaatataatagaaAGTGTGTGGAATCTTTTAGATgtagaaaaagaaaattcTATAGATTTATTCAACgaacaaatatatacatacctaaataaaaaagcaaaagtcatatttgaaaataaaCTCTTACCACATTTTATTACAAATGCTCATAATGAAAACATATTGgagaatatattatttgaaaaaagaattaatataagaaataaaacgcataaaaatattaatgaattaaaaagaattacaaatgaaaatgatttGAATTTATTAGTAAGAAATAATCAAGGGATGCACAGCAAATATCATATGGATCGCAAAAAATGTAGAGATATACTTTTAATATCCAAACAAgcattttttaaaataatcaCTAATCTTGTATGtaacaataaaaaagtaataacatcatcaaatttatataataatacaatatataaaactcttttgtatatactaaaaaatacaaataatgaaataaacaaaaaaatatacacatactcattttatgaagaaaatggaattattcaaaaaaaaacatatatgaataaaCATCAGGCAAAGGGCATATTAAATActatacataaaaataatacttatgaaaatatagaGAAAAGTAAACAATTTATTAAGAATAATTACTTGTTGAAAGAAGATTAtgatcatataaaaaattcatacacattaaatgatataatacataattCCATAATACAATTATCAAAGGGAAAAAATGTACATTACGAACATACAAGAgcaaaaaataataagcAAATAAAAGATTATCTAGATAAGAATAATTTAATCAAATATGCAAAAgacaataatatatcagATACGCATTTACATGAAAGGAgaacattatataatgatcCTGTATATATCTTAAAAAAGTTTTTAGAAAGAGATAGaaacatattaaaatatcaAGACATGTGGAAAGATATCGCTCAATATACATTTCAACCAAATATTCATAAGTATATAGATATAGAATATAATCAgggaataaaaaaaaaagaaaatgaacaaataaaGGACAAACAattgaatataaaaaatatttttaaaaataatgaacaCATTATccataataatatcttgacatatatggataatgatgaatttagtttattagaaaaaaatgaaaaaaaaaaaataagtgatgaaaaatatttggAATTGATATATCAATTTTATGGTACTCATCAG gcaaataataatataacgatgataagaaaaaaatggGATGATGAATCAAAACCCATACATAGAATAAGCAGATATATTTCACgaaagaacaaaatattaaataatgatgttgtaaataataatattttaaataataatgttttatataattccCCATTGGGAATCCCAAAAGGAAAATTTGTTAACTGCCTTCTTAGAAAttgtgaaaaaaaaaaaaaatggcAAAATGAACTTCGAAATGGATATCATAGAAACAATTTTAATTTCTCTCTACATGATGAACAAGAAATAAAGAAGGAATGTgatgaaagaaaaaaaagaataaattcTTACGACTGGAATAAACAAATAAGGTTATATGAAAGAGGTTTAAAAACGAAAGTCACACAAAattatgaattatataataatattatatcaacaaatatgaacaatacAAATAATTGTATGCCAACAAATATTCATCAATATGAGATGAATTATAAGGCATCAAATAATAcattacaaaaaaaaaaaaataataattttgataaGATAAATATGTGCCCTCttataatatcatataatagTAGTATACCTACGCCAAAAGTAGTTACCATAAAATCAACACAGGATgatattttacaaaatataaaaatggaaatattatcattaccTAAGTCAGTTCaacttttataa
- a CDS encoding pyruvate dehydrogenase E1 component subunit beta, putative has protein sequence MGRRRNNIVNIRYYFFLIYFWVIFMYPCETNKGNVKPLNFIKGKNIFFNINKNKVNHLNTINGIETISNVENKNILNDTNYIYEMKNIKVRRNISEALHMAIYEEMKKDKGVYVLGEDVGLYGGSYKVTKNLAHFFGFSRVLDTPICENAFMGLGIGSAINDLRPIIEGMNLSFLILAFNQISNNACMMRYMCDGQFNIPIVIRGPGGIGKQLGPEHSQRIESYLMSIPGIKIVSCSTPFNARGLLKSAIRDNNPILFIEHVLLYNYEQEIPLLPYTLPIDKAEVVKNGKDLTVLSYGITRHLASEAAKELTKFNIDIEVIDLISLKPFDMETIEKSLKKTKKCLILDESAGFGGIGAELYTQVIEMFSSYLITKPIRLCTKDIPIAYSNKYEDACIIKKEDIVYMSTYLHSLSS, from the coding sequence atggGGAGAAGgagaaataatattgtaaacattagatattattttttcttgatttatttttggGTCATATTTATGTATCCATGCGAGACAAATAAAGGAAACGTGAAGCCActaaattttataaaaggaaagaatatttttttcaatataaataaaaacaaagTGAACCATTTAAATACCATAAATGGAATTGAAACAATATCCAATGTTGagaacaaaaatattttgaatgatacaaattatatatatgaaatgaaaaatataaaggtTAGAAGAAATATAAGTGAAGCTTTACATATGGCCATATATgaagaaatgaaaaaagatAAAGGTGTATATGTACTTGGAGAAGATGTAGGATTGTATGGAGGTTCATATAAAGTTACTAAAAATTTAGCTCACTTTTTTGGTTTTTCTAGAGTTTTAGATACACCCATATGTGAAAATGCTTTCATGGGATTAGGTATAGGTTCTGCAATTAACGACTTAAGACCCATTATTGAAGGTATGAACTTgtcttttttaatattagCTTTTAATCAAATATCAAATAATGCTTGTATGATGAGATATATGTGTGATGGTCAATTTAATATTCCTATTGTTATTAGAGGCCCAGGAGGTATAGGGAAACAATTAGGTCCTGAACATTCTCAAAGAATTGAATCGTATTTAATGAGTATACCAGGTATTAAAATCGTTTCATGCTCAACACCTTTTAATGCTAGAGGATTATTAAAATCAGCTATTAGAGATAATAACcctatattatttatagaacatgttttattatataattatgaacaGGAAATTCCTCTTTTACCTTACACCTTACCTATTGATAAAGCAGAAGTCGTTAAAAATGGAAAAGATCTAACCGTTTTATCCTATGGAATAACAAGACATTTAGCTTCCGAAGCAGCAAAAGAATTAACGAAATTTAATATAGATATAGAAGTAATTGatttaatttctttaaaaCCATTTGATATGGAAACCATAGAAAAATCTCTTAAAAAAACCAAGAAATGTTTAATTTTGGATGAGTCAGCTGGTTTTGGGGGTATAGGAGCTGAATTATATACACAAGTTATAGAAATGTTTTCTTCATACTTAATAACAAAACCTATTAGATTATGTACCAAGGATATACCTATAGCttattcaaataaatatgaagaCGCATGTATTATCAAAAAGGAGGACATTGTATATATGTCTACTTATCTTCATTCTCTATCATCTTAA